A single region of the Pseudomonas sp. GGS8 genome encodes:
- a CDS encoding SRPBCC family protein, whose translation MRKTTEAFRARYRADIHPLYNPWLHGVFVLLFGLLAIGGFWSTVHQVQPLEWLAVPLTLLFFNFGVYVVHRHLGHHKKRLARMFYARHAGDHHSFFTPGHMTYDSARDWRVILFPAWLIVLHTLVITGPAWWLLAQLDTNVAGLFGGCMVLGYLTYEVFHACEHLPPDNPVTRLPWIRQMRRLHELHHRRELMQERNFNIVLPLMDYLFGTLYWEPEQAPPHLTRTPMTRLQHVIDIAGNPVAVLAYASTATHWPQWHPSSLKVDGQSGPLYAGARFEEDIRAGGREGHLSWEVDQYLPGRRWRARAWGDHGLSLVVTYECEIEGDGTRFIRTLEYHFSGLGMRLANRLLLKRRIDRESTESMLALREMAQKHLALAGVSA comes from the coding sequence GTGAGGAAGACCACCGAAGCGTTCCGCGCGCGCTACCGTGCCGACATTCATCCGCTCTACAACCCTTGGTTGCACGGCGTCTTTGTGCTGCTGTTCGGGTTGCTGGCCATCGGCGGGTTCTGGAGCACGGTGCATCAGGTGCAACCGCTGGAATGGCTGGCGGTGCCGCTGACCCTGTTGTTTTTCAACTTCGGCGTGTACGTCGTGCATCGACATCTGGGGCATCATAAAAAGCGCCTGGCGCGGATGTTCTACGCCCGTCACGCGGGTGACCATCACAGCTTTTTCACCCCCGGCCACATGACTTATGACAGCGCCCGGGACTGGCGGGTGATTCTGTTTCCGGCCTGGCTGATCGTGCTGCATACCCTCGTCATCACGGGGCCTGCCTGGTGGCTGCTGGCTCAGCTCGATACCAACGTCGCGGGGCTGTTTGGCGGTTGCATGGTGCTCGGTTACCTGACCTATGAGGTGTTTCATGCCTGCGAACATCTACCGCCCGACAACCCGGTGACGCGTTTGCCGTGGATCCGCCAGATGCGCCGCCTGCACGAACTGCATCACCGCCGTGAGCTGATGCAGGAGCGCAATTTCAATATCGTGTTACCACTGATGGACTACCTGTTCGGCACCCTGTACTGGGAACCGGAGCAAGCGCCCCCGCACCTGACGAGAACGCCCATGACCCGTTTGCAGCATGTGATCGATATCGCTGGAAACCCAGTGGCCGTGCTCGCCTACGCCAGCACCGCGACCCATTGGCCGCAGTGGCATCCGTCTTCCCTCAAGGTCGACGGGCAGAGCGGGCCGCTGTATGCCGGGGCGCGGTTCGAGGAAGACATTCGGGCCGGCGGGCGTGAGGGGCATTTGAGCTGGGAAGTCGACCAATACCTGCCCGGACGCCGCTGGAGGGCTCGGGCCTGGGGCGATCATGGGCTGTCGTTGGTGGTGACTTACGAGTGTGAGATTGAGGGCGATGGCACACGGTTTATCCGCACCCTGGAATATCACTTCAGCGGCCTGGGGATGCGCCTCGCCAATCGTCTGTTGCTCAAGCGACGCATCGACCGCGAATCGACGGAGTCGATGCTGGCGTTACGCGAGATGGCGCAAAAACATCTGGCCCTGGCAGGAGTCAGCGCATGA
- a CDS encoding SMP-30/gluconolactonase/LRE family protein encodes MKNPLKFRHLLLLIIVISALLLLLPTKVQPVAWTPPPAPSLADGIYADNQRLKGVERVGAADIDGPEALLLEKDVLITGLHDGRLIRTSLDGKTTQVLAVTGGRPLGLARHPNGLLVIADGVKGLLSLDAQGRLIPLTTTANNLPFGFTNDVAIDKSGHYAYFSDASSRWGYGKDGEAIIEHGGDGRLLRYDFQTGKTAVLLEKLEFANGVTLGPDDAFVLVNETGAYRISRYWLTGPKAGTHDLFIDNLPGLPDNLAFNGRDRFWVALYAPRNALLDATAPYPLVRKMIVRAMTILPKPLEKRAFVLGLDLDGKVIANLQDASSGNYSPITTVREYGDWLYLGSLKARHMARLPLSAALQP; translated from the coding sequence ATGAAAAACCCCCTCAAGTTTCGTCATTTGTTGCTGCTGATCATCGTGATTAGCGCCTTGCTGTTGTTATTGCCGACCAAGGTTCAACCCGTCGCCTGGACACCGCCACCGGCGCCCTCCCTCGCCGATGGCATCTACGCCGACAATCAGCGACTCAAAGGCGTGGAACGTGTCGGTGCCGCTGACATCGACGGCCCGGAGGCGTTGCTGCTGGAGAAAGACGTCCTCATCACCGGCCTGCATGACGGCCGGTTGATTCGTACCAGCCTCGACGGCAAAACCACCCAGGTACTGGCCGTTACCGGCGGCAGGCCGTTGGGCCTGGCGCGGCATCCCAATGGTCTGCTGGTGATCGCCGACGGGGTCAAGGGGTTGCTGTCGCTCGACGCTCAGGGCCGGTTGATTCCATTGACCACCACGGCCAACAACCTGCCCTTCGGTTTTACCAATGACGTGGCCATCGACAAGTCCGGGCATTACGCTTATTTCAGCGACGCCTCCAGCCGTTGGGGCTACGGCAAGGATGGCGAGGCGATCATCGAGCACGGCGGCGACGGCCGTTTGCTGCGTTATGACTTCCAGACCGGTAAAACGGCGGTCCTGCTGGAGAAACTGGAGTTCGCCAACGGCGTGACACTGGGGCCTGACGACGCATTTGTGCTGGTCAATGAAACCGGCGCCTATCGCATCAGCCGCTATTGGCTGACCGGGCCGAAAGCCGGCACTCACGATCTGTTCATCGACAATTTGCCCGGGCTGCCGGACAACCTGGCATTCAATGGCCGCGACCGTTTCTGGGTGGCGCTGTATGCACCGCGCAATGCACTGCTCGACGCCACGGCACCCTACCCTCTGGTACGCAAAATGATCGTGCGGGCGATGACTATCCTGCCCAAACCCTTGGAGAAACGCGCCTTCGTGCTGGGACTGGACCTCGACGGCAAAGTGATTGCCAATCTGCAGGACGCCAGCAGCGGCAACTACTCCCCCATCACCACCGTGCGCGAGTATGGGGACTGGTTGTATCTGGGATCGCTGAAAGCACGGCACATGGCACGGTTACCGTTGAGTGCAGCATTGCAGCCGTGA
- a CDS encoding DUF4142 domain-containing protein, translating to MDGFTLRHLALAVALSTGMGTAFAATSNDFVDDAAAGGIAEVETSKLALEKSSSADIKAFAKMMVTDHSKANEELAALAKKHDIKVPDTTTLVKQAKEKILDLRDKSFDTAYANNQVKAHEETIERFKKEANTVTDDRVKGATEFKAFAQKMLPTLEKHLDMAKKLQAAHPDK from the coding sequence ATGGACGGATTCACCCTGCGCCACCTCGCCTTGGCCGTAGCCTTGAGCACCGGTATGGGCACGGCTTTTGCCGCCACCTCCAACGACTTTGTCGATGACGCAGCCGCAGGTGGCATTGCGGAAGTCGAGACCAGCAAACTGGCCCTGGAAAAAAGCTCATCGGCCGACATCAAGGCGTTTGCCAAGATGATGGTCACCGATCATTCCAAGGCCAACGAGGAACTGGCGGCACTGGCGAAAAAGCATGACATCAAGGTGCCGGACACGACGACGCTGGTCAAACAGGCCAAGGAGAAAATTCTTGATCTGCGCGATAAGTCCTTCGACACGGCTTATGCCAACAATCAAGTGAAGGCCCACGAAGAAACCATTGAACGGTTCAAGAAAGAAGCCAATACGGTGACCGACGACAGAGTCAAAGGCGCCACTGAGTTCAAGGCGTTCGCGCAAAAAATGTTGCCGACGCTGGAAAAGCACCTGGACATGGCGAAAAAACTCCAGGCGGCTCATCCCGATAAATAA